The following coding sequences are from one Streptomyces sp. NBC_01232 window:
- a CDS encoding acyl carrier protein — protein sequence MTTAANHLDIEARDRIKEIICDILEIEPEEMTDTSRFKEDHEADSMGAIEILSQLERVFGTDIDQAELSRMVNLAAVVTVVEEAIAAKSDPAN from the coding sequence ATGACAACCGCAGCGAACCACCTCGACATCGAAGCCCGCGACCGGATCAAGGAGATCATCTGCGACATCCTCGAGATCGAGCCCGAGGAGATGACCGACACGAGCCGCTTCAAGGAGGACCACGAGGCGGACTCCATGGGCGCCATCGAGATCCTCTCGCAGCTGGAGCGCGTCTTCGGCACCGACATCGACCAGGCCGAACTCTCCCGCATGGTCAACCTCGCCGCCGTCGTGACGGTCGTCGAGGAAGCCATAGCCGCCAAGTCCGACCCGGCCAACTAG